A genomic region of uncultured Paludibaculum sp. contains the following coding sequences:
- a CDS encoding DNA repair exonuclease has product MFQFLHAADLHLDSPLTGLARYEGLPADEIRNASRLALDRLVNCAVERGVRFVILAGDIYDGSWRDAATGLYFASRMARLRQAGILVYLIQGNHDAESVMAKSIRLPENVHVFSGRRAGSAEVPDVAAVVHGRSFATRATETNLAVQYPARVEGRFNIGVLHTSLSGFEGHDSYAPCSLDDLASKGYDYWALGHVHNGQILSRAPYVVYPGNLQGRNIRETGPKGAYLVTVDDGLRVEDCGFVALGSFQWRRLDVDLSGCASVKEMHARWEDAFRELRSAEPDDSPLIVRVRLTGATALQAMLQGQTDWKLDLRALATDVGAEQLWLEKIELDLAPVSAPLDLTGPMSELTEAIQRAASDPEIAAKADLQPLLQKLPDDVRGEVAEWLRTDGPRYRRLLEEVESMLLTRLAGQGGAQ; this is encoded by the coding sequence ATGTTCCAATTTCTGCACGCCGCCGATCTGCATCTCGATAGTCCGCTGACGGGACTGGCCCGCTATGAGGGATTGCCCGCGGATGAGATCCGCAACGCCTCGCGGCTGGCACTGGACCGGTTGGTGAACTGCGCCGTGGAGCGGGGCGTGCGCTTCGTAATTCTGGCCGGCGATATCTACGACGGCTCGTGGCGCGACGCGGCGACGGGATTGTACTTTGCGAGCCGGATGGCGCGGCTGCGCCAGGCGGGGATCCTGGTCTACCTGATTCAAGGCAACCACGACGCGGAAAGCGTCATGGCCAAATCCATTCGATTGCCGGAGAATGTCCACGTATTTTCCGGCAGGAGGGCCGGCAGCGCTGAAGTGCCCGATGTCGCGGCGGTGGTCCATGGCCGGAGCTTTGCCACCAGGGCCACGGAGACGAATCTGGCTGTTCAGTATCCGGCCCGCGTTGAGGGCCGATTCAATATTGGCGTGCTGCACACCTCGCTCTCGGGGTTTGAAGGACACGATTCCTACGCTCCGTGCTCGTTGGACGATCTGGCATCGAAGGGGTATGACTATTGGGCGCTTGGGCATGTGCACAATGGCCAGATCCTGAGCCGGGCGCCCTACGTTGTGTATCCGGGTAATTTGCAGGGCCGCAACATCAGGGAGACCGGGCCGAAGGGTGCGTATCTGGTAACCGTGGACGACGGGTTGCGTGTGGAGGACTGCGGGTTTGTTGCGCTGGGCTCCTTCCAATGGCGGCGGTTGGATGTGGATCTCTCAGGCTGCGCGAGCGTGAAGGAGATGCACGCGCGTTGGGAGGATGCATTCAGAGAGTTGAGATCTGCTGAGCCGGATGACTCGCCGTTGATCGTTCGGGTACGGCTGACGGGGGCGACCGCGCTGCAGGCGATGTTGCAGGGGCAGACCGATTGGAAGCTCGATCTTCGAGCCTTGGCCACCGATGTGGGCGCCGAGCAGTTGTGGCTGGAGAAGATCGAATTGGACCTCGCTCCAGTCAGCGCGCCGCTGGATCTCACTGGCCCGATGTCTGAGTTGACCGAGGCGATCCAGCGTGCCGCGAGCGACCCGGAGATCGCGGCCAAGGCCGACCTGCAGCCGCTGTTGCAGAAGC
- a CDS encoding phosphatidate cytidylyltransferase, which produces MSCLSPLAGFGCPPRWGGIYAAQGLSLAWSKLWKLRLYCCAAPYKEWPSSSSSGRPHPRHSPNRTTNSGTGEAKPHRGGASRFPGASLPKLTPVNSWHAGGMALIVTLTGFLGGLGMSAIKRDRGFKDWGQFIEGHGGRLDRLDSGAFSAPI; this is translated from the coding sequence ATGTCCTGCCTCAGTCCATTGGCCGGTTTTGGGTGCCCCCCGAGGTGGGGTGGCATTTATGCTGCGCAGGGCTTGAGCCTCGCCTGGTCGAAACTCTGGAAACTACGGCTTTATTGTTGCGCGGCCCCTTATAAGGAATGGCCGTCCAGTTCCTCGTCAGGGCGACCTCATCCGCGCCATAGCCCCAACCGGACCACCAACTCAGGAACCGGCGAGGCGAAACCCCATCGGGGCGGGGCGTCCCGCTTTCCGGGCGCCTCCCTCCCGAAGTTGACCCCCGTCAACTCCTGGCACGCCGGCGGTATGGCCCTCATTGTCACCCTGACCGGCTTCCTGGGCGGCCTGGGGATGTCCGCCATCAAGCGTGACCGCGGGTTCAAGGACTGGGGCCAGTTCATCGAAGGCCACGGCGGCAGGCTCGACCGCCTGGATTCCGGTGCCTTCTCCGCGCCCATCTAG
- a CDS encoding VWA domain-containing protein encodes MQCPTWSVLLLAWAAAGQTPAQGPPPAPEETVTFRSDAHLVIEAVTVTDRNGRPVEGLSAKDFLITEDGRPQTVSFCEFQRLRDGEPMPVRGGGARTAAPVEPAVSMGLAPERAGSDLYRDRRLLALYFDLNSMPPADQFRAQAAAVEFLRNRMTASDLVAVISFSGVVRVRQDFTGNRDLLLAAVNQLFLNQGWQWGGQSPAGRSGEESAAEYGSAFGEDDGEFYLFTTDRQLAALQSAVQILGKVNQKKALVYFASGLRLTGLGNQAQLAATINAAIRANVALYTVDARGLVATPPLGDASQPTRGGVALYNGASAMAVASDLQRSQDTLFALATDTGGKALVDHNDLTVGIVNAQRSITNYYLVGYHTTNSALDGRYRRIRIQYNGEKAAKLSYREGYYAGKQFRQFTVADKERQLHDALGLGDPITDIPIAAELDYFQLNSAEYFVSVAIRIPGRELALARRRGAERTSIDFLGEVKDEYQVTLANVRDQVDMQLGGETAAQLSKRQIQYDTGFTLLPGTYSIKLLARDNETGRIGTYLASFVVPNLNKEEKRIPISSVILSNQRVELKQALFSAGKAKELAANPLVRQGVKLVPSVTRLFRRSGELLVYLEAYRSSVAATKPLLAFVTFYRGAGKALEMGPFALTEAKADRLTTAPLFFELPLGGLDPGGYMCQVSVLDPADQKSVFWQGPIRVAP; translated from the coding sequence ATGCAGTGCCCGACCTGGAGTGTCCTTCTGCTGGCTTGGGCCGCAGCCGGCCAGACGCCGGCCCAGGGCCCGCCACCCGCACCTGAAGAGACTGTCACTTTTCGATCGGATGCCCATTTGGTGATTGAGGCCGTGACCGTGACGGATAGGAATGGACGGCCAGTGGAGGGTTTGAGCGCGAAAGACTTCCTCATCACGGAAGATGGGCGACCGCAAACGGTGAGCTTCTGTGAGTTTCAGAGGCTGCGGGATGGAGAGCCAATGCCCGTGAGGGGCGGGGGCGCGCGAACGGCGGCTCCGGTGGAACCGGCGGTTTCGATGGGCCTGGCGCCAGAGCGCGCGGGCAGTGACCTGTATCGGGATCGCCGTCTGCTGGCGTTGTACTTCGACCTAAATTCCATGCCTCCGGCCGATCAGTTCCGAGCGCAGGCGGCCGCGGTGGAGTTTCTCAGAAACCGCATGACTGCTTCGGATCTCGTCGCGGTGATCTCCTTTTCCGGCGTGGTCCGAGTGAGACAGGACTTCACTGGAAATCGCGATCTATTGCTGGCGGCCGTCAATCAGTTGTTTCTGAACCAAGGGTGGCAATGGGGCGGGCAATCGCCGGCCGGGCGGTCCGGCGAGGAGAGCGCTGCGGAGTACGGCAGTGCTTTTGGAGAGGACGACGGCGAGTTTTACCTGTTCACGACGGACCGTCAACTGGCCGCGCTGCAGAGCGCGGTCCAGATACTGGGGAAGGTGAATCAGAAGAAGGCCCTGGTGTACTTTGCGAGTGGGCTGCGGTTGACGGGTCTGGGGAACCAGGCGCAACTGGCGGCCACCATCAATGCGGCGATCCGGGCGAATGTGGCTCTATACACGGTGGACGCGCGAGGGCTGGTCGCGACGCCTCCGCTGGGGGACGCCAGTCAGCCGACACGAGGCGGTGTGGCGCTATACAACGGAGCCTCGGCGATGGCGGTGGCAAGCGATCTCCAGCGCTCGCAGGACACTCTGTTCGCATTGGCCACCGATACCGGAGGCAAGGCGCTGGTGGACCACAACGACCTGACGGTGGGAATTGTGAATGCACAGCGGTCCATCACGAACTACTACCTGGTGGGCTACCATACGACCAACTCCGCGTTGGACGGCCGTTACCGGCGCATCCGAATCCAGTACAACGGCGAGAAGGCGGCGAAGTTGTCCTATCGGGAAGGCTACTACGCAGGCAAGCAGTTCCGTCAGTTCACCGTCGCCGACAAAGAGAGACAACTCCACGATGCGCTGGGTCTGGGCGATCCCATTACGGACATCCCGATTGCCGCCGAGTTGGATTATTTCCAGCTGAACTCGGCCGAGTACTTTGTGTCGGTGGCGATCAGGATCCCCGGGCGCGAACTGGCGCTGGCGCGCCGGCGCGGCGCGGAGCGGACCTCGATCGATTTCCTCGGGGAAGTGAAAGACGAGTACCAGGTGACGCTCGCGAACGTGCGGGATCAGGTTGACATGCAGTTGGGCGGCGAGACCGCGGCGCAACTTTCCAAGAGGCAGATCCAATATGACACTGGATTCACCCTTCTTCCCGGGACGTATTCGATCAAGCTCCTGGCGAGGGACAACGAGACGGGGCGCATCGGGACCTATCTGGCCTCGTTTGTGGTTCCGAACCTGAACAAGGAGGAGAAGCGGATTCCGATCAGTTCCGTGATCCTGAGCAACCAGCGAGTTGAGCTGAAGCAGGCGCTTTTCAGTGCCGGTAAGGCGAAAGAGCTGGCGGCGAATCCGCTGGTTCGGCAGGGGGTGAAGCTGGTCCCGAGCGTGACGCGGTTATTCCGGCGAAGCGGTGAGCTGTTGGTCTATTTGGAGGCGTACCGATCCAGTGTGGCCGCGACGAAGCCGCTGTTGGCGTTCGTCACCTTCTATCGTGGGGCTGGAAAAGCCCTGGAGATGGGCCCGTTTGCGCTGACTGAGGCCAAGGCGGACCGTTTGACGACAGCCCCGCTGTTCTTCGAATTGCCGCTGGGTGGACTCGATCCAGGCGGCTACATGTGCCAGGTGAGTGTTCTCGATCCGGCCGACCAGAAGAGCGTGTTCTGGCAAGGCCCCATTCGGGTGGCCCCGTGA
- a CDS encoding phosphatidate cytidylyltransferase codes for MCLDFSINDPGITIDPASHLVRRHQLQANGMALIVTLTGFLGGLGMSAIKRDRGVKDCGQFIEGHGPAQTAGR; via the coding sequence ATGTGTCTGGACTTTTCCATCAATGATCCTGGAATTACAATCGATCCCGCGAGCCACTTGGTTCGGCGTCATCAACTACAGGCCAACGGCATGGCCCTCATCGTCACCCTGACCGGCTTCCTGGGCGGCCTGGGGATGTCCGCCATCAAGCGCGACCGCGGCGTCAAGGACTGCGGCCAGTTCATAGAAGGCCACGGCCCCGCCCAGACGGCCGGCCGCTAA
- a CDS encoding TIGR03435 family protein: MTWFRGGLPPDAARSLDCIAGGVVRAHLVGYLTAALLVMPTSGQPVGGPAKRLEFEVASIKPAAVADFRSAQQAGAAIRVGPRIYGNRAEYVSMSMRQLIAEAYQVRLFQIADPPGGLSKGRFDIACKMPAGSGKDEARLMLQSLLADRFGLSVHREAKPRPVVALVVGKDGPRFQESAPEEEFDAADEKKPEGAASSGPVTRAKNGATVISGTSGRTSIRMTLDPATSSVRYETRRMTMAALADQVGGTNFAKDRPVVDMTGLRGEYDLTFDVPMSAIPGMVTAAAGESGPADAASTPGSGGVLRSIRGLGLDLQRREAQVERIVVDHVAPAPTAN; the protein is encoded by the coding sequence ATGACGTGGTTTCGCGGAGGCTTGCCGCCCGATGCGGCGAGATCTCTCGACTGTATAGCGGGTGGCGTGGTGCGTGCGCACCTGGTTGGCTACTTGACGGCTGCTTTGCTGGTGATGCCCACATCGGGGCAACCGGTCGGGGGGCCTGCGAAACGGTTGGAGTTCGAGGTGGCATCCATCAAACCCGCGGCGGTGGCGGATTTCCGGAGCGCCCAGCAGGCGGGGGCGGCGATCCGGGTTGGTCCCCGGATTTACGGGAATCGCGCGGAGTATGTCTCCATGTCGATGCGCCAACTCATTGCGGAGGCGTACCAGGTGCGGCTCTTCCAGATCGCCGACCCGCCTGGCGGGCTCTCGAAGGGCCGCTTTGACATTGCCTGCAAGATGCCGGCAGGCTCGGGGAAGGACGAGGCGCGTTTGATGCTCCAATCCCTTTTGGCGGACCGCTTTGGACTATCCGTCCATCGTGAAGCGAAGCCGCGACCAGTCGTTGCGCTTGTCGTCGGCAAGGATGGTCCCAGGTTTCAGGAATCGGCGCCCGAGGAAGAGTTCGACGCGGCCGACGAGAAGAAGCCGGAAGGGGCGGCATCCAGTGGGCCCGTTACCAGGGCGAAGAACGGGGCCACTGTCATCAGCGGGACTTCCGGACGCACCAGCATTCGCATGACGCTGGACCCCGCCACATCGTCCGTGCGCTATGAGACGCGCAGAATGACGATGGCGGCGCTGGCGGATCAGGTAGGAGGGACCAACTTCGCCAAGGACCGGCCCGTCGTGGACATGACGGGGCTCCGGGGAGAGTATGACCTGACGTTCGATGTTCCAATGTCGGCGATTCCGGGAATGGTGACCGCGGCGGCCGGAGAGTCCGGCCCGGCGGACGCGGCGTCCACTCCGGGCAGTGGGGGCGTCTTGCGGTCGATCCGGGGCCTGGGGTTGGACCTGCAGCGACGGGAGGCGCAGGTGGAACGAATCGTCGTGGACCATGTCGCACCGGCGCCCACTGCGAATTGA
- a CDS encoding carboxypeptidase regulatory-like domain-containing protein, protein MRCRRTTQCACVWLTVSMLCASDHHGAVRFGAVPVPGATVIASQGSTKLAAITDAQGAYGFPDLADGTWTVQVSMLCFVPMQRTVEVRPKAPGEVWALQLLPMEKLRAMVVKAPALGGEVVAASAAGQAVPSAQTRPATGGAHPKRAPLPPTVPVEDSGAFEEGSELDAFVINGSASFGLERRAIGNVRRGRGRLYSGGLTFGLENSTLNARPFSLTGQDTPQSSYNRMRFGVYLGGPLMIPRTQRGTGQFYVAYQATRNRNASTLSGLVPTPAMREGDLSGVLDARGVPVGIYDPATGAPFPRGRVPVSREAQALLALYPRPNFGGSSAYNYQVPIVGTTRQEDLQTRVSARLGAKSVLAAAFSWHRDETESANLFDFHTVNGTRGVNAQVSLRHAFTPRLSLDFGGSLSQPAVRITPYLAYRTNVSAEAGIAGNDQAPENWGPPSLSFSSGVAELSDQLPSYRRDQTAGVSVAGTWIREPHTFKFGAELRRQQFNSLGQEDARGRFTFNGAATRQVLNGVPVAGTGSDFADFLLGIPDTASIAYGNADKYFRAPSGSAWFTDDWRINSAITINMGLRWEYSAPITEKYGRLVNLNMAPGFAAAEPVLGRDPIGVLTGTRYPNSLIRPDRRAMQPRVAMAWRPSEASSMVVRAGYGIYFDSPAYERIASRMAQQAPLSKSLSVENSAATPLTLANGLNASPQGALSTFAVDPDYRLGYAQTWQLSVQQGLPGAMVATVSYLGTKGARGMQQFLPNTYPTGAANPCSTCPAGFLYITSNGNSRRHAAQAQVRRRLHSGLAAMVEYTFAKAIDNAQVGGFGQGNATIAQDWLNLARERGLSSFDQRHLLRAQAQYTTGMGVAGGARLRGWQAAALQGWTLQSEVTVGSGLPENPVYPVNVRGTGVTGSVRPDATGLTPYGGESGRFLNAAAFRAPATGAWGNAGRNSLTGPGQFSVNASLGRAWSWFDLRFDVTNALNHVTFPSWNAVVTSASFGLPMTANPMRSVQTTLRIRF, encoded by the coding sequence ATGCGCTGCCGGCGAACCACCCAATGTGCCTGCGTGTGGCTGACGGTGTCGATGCTGTGCGCATCGGACCACCACGGCGCTGTGCGGTTTGGGGCGGTGCCGGTGCCTGGTGCGACGGTCATCGCATCCCAGGGCTCCACCAAACTGGCCGCGATCACCGACGCGCAAGGCGCGTATGGATTTCCCGACCTCGCCGATGGAACCTGGACGGTTCAGGTTTCCATGCTTTGTTTTGTGCCGATGCAACGCACCGTCGAGGTCCGGCCGAAGGCGCCGGGTGAGGTCTGGGCTCTGCAATTGCTGCCCATGGAAAAGTTGCGAGCGATGGTGGTGAAGGCTCCCGCGTTGGGCGGAGAGGTAGTGGCAGCCAGTGCTGCCGGGCAAGCCGTTCCATCCGCCCAAACCAGACCGGCGACCGGCGGTGCCCATCCTAAACGCGCGCCATTGCCGCCGACGGTGCCGGTTGAGGACTCCGGGGCGTTTGAAGAGGGTAGCGAGCTAGATGCATTCGTGATCAACGGTAGTGCCAGCTTCGGTCTGGAGAGACGGGCCATCGGCAATGTCCGCCGAGGACGGGGTCGTCTGTATAGCGGCGGCTTGACCTTCGGCCTCGAGAATTCCACGTTGAATGCGCGCCCGTTCTCACTGACGGGGCAGGACACACCGCAGTCCTCCTACAACCGAATGCGGTTCGGCGTGTATTTGGGCGGACCATTGATGATTCCGCGCACCCAGCGGGGGACCGGGCAATTCTACGTAGCGTACCAGGCGACGCGGAACCGGAACGCTTCGACGCTGAGCGGTCTTGTCCCCACTCCGGCGATGCGCGAGGGAGATCTTTCGGGCGTGCTGGATGCGCGAGGGGTGCCGGTGGGCATTTACGATCCGGCCACGGGCGCGCCGTTCCCTCGTGGGCGGGTCCCGGTGAGCCGGGAGGCGCAAGCGTTGCTGGCGCTGTACCCAAGACCGAACTTCGGGGGCTCCTCCGCGTACAACTACCAGGTACCGATTGTGGGAACGACCCGGCAGGAGGATCTACAGACGCGAGTGAGCGCCCGGTTGGGCGCGAAGAGCGTCCTCGCGGCGGCATTCTCCTGGCACCGAGACGAGACAGAGAGTGCGAACCTCTTCGACTTTCATACGGTGAATGGGACGAGGGGCGTAAACGCCCAGGTTTCATTGCGGCACGCTTTCACACCGCGCCTGAGCCTGGATTTCGGCGGGAGTCTGAGCCAGCCCGCCGTGCGGATTACGCCCTATTTGGCATATAGAACGAACGTCTCGGCCGAGGCGGGCATTGCTGGAAACGACCAGGCGCCGGAGAATTGGGGGCCGCCGAGCCTGTCCTTCTCGAGCGGCGTGGCGGAGCTGTCCGACCAACTCCCGTCGTACCGCCGAGACCAGACGGCCGGTGTCTCCGTAGCCGGCACTTGGATCCGCGAGCCGCATACGTTCAAATTTGGAGCAGAACTGCGCCGCCAGCAGTTCAACTCCCTGGGGCAAGAGGATGCACGCGGCCGCTTCACGTTCAACGGCGCGGCTACGCGGCAGGTGCTGAATGGGGTTCCGGTTGCGGGGACGGGTAGCGACTTTGCGGATTTTTTGCTGGGGATTCCCGATACGGCGTCCATCGCGTATGGTAACGCCGATAAGTACTTTCGAGCGCCGTCCGGGAGCGCCTGGTTCACAGACGACTGGCGGATCAACTCCGCCATCACCATCAACATGGGGCTGCGCTGGGAGTACAGTGCTCCGATCACGGAGAAGTATGGGCGCCTGGTGAACCTGAACATGGCCCCGGGGTTCGCGGCGGCGGAACCGGTGCTGGGCCGAGATCCGATTGGAGTGCTGACGGGGACCCGCTATCCGAACTCCCTGATCCGCCCCGACAGGCGCGCGATGCAACCGCGCGTGGCGATGGCGTGGCGCCCCTCCGAAGCGTCGTCAATGGTGGTGCGCGCGGGCTACGGAATTTACTTTGACTCGCCAGCCTATGAGAGGATCGCGAGCCGAATGGCGCAACAGGCGCCGCTCTCGAAGAGCCTGAGTGTCGAGAATAGCGCGGCCACACCACTCACGTTGGCCAATGGACTGAACGCCTCGCCGCAGGGCGCATTGAGCACTTTTGCGGTGGACCCGGACTACCGCCTTGGCTACGCGCAGACCTGGCAACTCTCGGTGCAACAGGGTTTGCCGGGGGCGATGGTGGCCACGGTGAGCTATCTGGGGACGAAGGGCGCTCGGGGCATGCAGCAGTTTCTTCCAAACACCTATCCCACCGGCGCGGCGAACCCATGCTCGACCTGTCCGGCGGGTTTCCTCTACATCACCTCGAACGGCAATTCCAGGCGGCACGCCGCGCAGGCGCAGGTACGGCGGCGGCTTCACAGCGGCCTAGCGGCAATGGTGGAGTACACCTTCGCCAAGGCCATTGACAATGCGCAAGTGGGCGGATTTGGCCAGGGCAATGCGACGATCGCCCAGGATTGGCTCAATCTTGCAAGGGAACGCGGGCTTTCGAGCTTCGACCAGCGCCATCTGTTACGAGCGCAGGCACAATATACGACGGGCATGGGCGTCGCCGGGGGCGCCCGACTGCGAGGCTGGCAGGCGGCGGCGTTGCAAGGCTGGACTCTGCAGAGCGAGGTCACCGTGGGCAGCGGGTTGCCCGAAAACCCCGTCTATCCCGTGAACGTGCGCGGCACCGGAGTGACGGGCAGCGTCCGCCCGGATGCGACAGGGCTGACTCCGTATGGTGGAGAATCGGGCCGGTTCCTGAATGCCGCGGCCTTCCGGGCGCCGGCCACGGGAGCATGGGGCAATGCCGGCAGGAACTCGCTGACCGGGCCGGGGCAGTTCTCGGTGAACGCTTCGCTGGGCCGGGCCTGGAGTTGGTTCGATTTGCGCTTCGATGTAACGAACGCGCTGAATCATGTGACCTTTCCCAGTTGGAACGCGGTGGTCACCAGCGCGTCCTTTGGATTGCCCATGACCGCGAATCCGATGCGCAGCGTACAGACTACGCTACGGATAAGGTTCTAG
- a CDS encoding mechanosensitive ion channel family protein: MQEITRYFLENWQLLLVPTAVFAIVMVAGLFARRILFSRLHNWAARTTSQIDDDTLQTLHGPFLLWVAILSLHLATQSAPLPPKASGLLSKVFLILWIVSLTIVASRLVALFIRHKGSALHGALPVTTLTQTLGRLFVISCGLLILLNTLGISITPILTALGVGGLAVALALQDTLSNLFAGFYLSIAGQVRAGDYIKLSSGEEGYVADTNWRSTTLRALANNYIVVPNAHLAQAILTNYHLPEKRMSLSIPVSVSYECDPDEIEQMLVEEAVAAAPDIPGLMANPSPFVRFIPGFGASSLDFTLICQVNEFVDQYLVQHELRKRIFRRFRRDGVQIPFPSRTVYMYNQQTVAPVDTTGGRRNAASA; this comes from the coding sequence ATGCAGGAAATCACCCGTTACTTCCTTGAAAACTGGCAACTGCTGCTTGTGCCCACCGCGGTATTCGCCATTGTGATGGTGGCCGGTTTGTTCGCCCGCCGGATTCTGTTCAGCCGCCTTCACAACTGGGCTGCGCGCACCACAAGCCAGATCGACGATGACACCCTGCAGACGCTACACGGTCCCTTCCTGCTCTGGGTGGCCATCCTGAGCCTCCACCTCGCCACTCAATCGGCCCCCTTGCCGCCCAAGGCTTCCGGCTTGCTGTCCAAGGTATTTCTGATCCTCTGGATCGTCTCGCTCACCATCGTAGCCTCGCGCCTGGTCGCGCTCTTTATCCGGCACAAAGGCAGCGCTCTTCACGGGGCTTTGCCGGTGACTACACTCACACAGACCCTGGGCCGGCTGTTTGTGATCAGTTGCGGCCTGCTCATCCTCCTCAACACTCTTGGTATCTCAATTACGCCGATCCTGACCGCGTTGGGTGTTGGTGGCCTGGCCGTGGCTTTGGCGCTGCAGGACACGTTGTCCAACCTGTTCGCGGGTTTCTACCTGAGTATCGCCGGGCAGGTACGTGCCGGCGACTACATCAAGCTCAGTTCCGGCGAGGAAGGCTACGTGGCCGATACGAACTGGCGCAGCACTACATTGCGGGCGCTCGCCAACAACTACATCGTGGTGCCGAATGCCCACTTGGCGCAGGCGATTCTGACGAACTACCATCTGCCCGAGAAGAGAATGTCTCTGTCGATTCCCGTGAGCGTCAGCTACGAGTGCGATCCGGATGAGATTGAGCAGATGCTGGTGGAAGAAGCCGTGGCGGCGGCCCCGGATATCCCAGGGTTAATGGCGAACCCGTCGCCGTTTGTACGGTTCATTCCGGGATTTGGCGCGTCCTCCCTGGACTTCACGCTGATCTGCCAGGTGAATGAGTTCGTCGACCAGTATCTGGTACAGCATGAGCTTCGTAAGCGCATCTTCCGGCGCTTCCGCCGGGATGGTGTCCAGATCCCCTTCCCGAGTCGCACAGTGTATATGTACAATCAGCAGACCGTCGCGCCGGTAGACACCACGGGCGGGCGGAGGAATGCCGCCTCGGCCTAA
- a CDS encoding MmcQ/YjbR family DNA-binding protein, whose product MPKSAKAVDSQAHLQRVRRICLSLPGTSEKLSHGEPTFFVHKKVFTMFSNNHHNDGHIAVWVPVPPGAQATLLATWPQTFYYPPYVGVSGWVGIELDSISDDDLTEHILEAWRLRAPPKLLKPQL is encoded by the coding sequence ATGCCGAAATCCGCCAAAGCCGTCGACTCCCAGGCTCACCTACAGCGCGTCCGTCGCATCTGCCTCAGTCTGCCTGGCACGTCGGAAAAGCTCTCCCACGGCGAACCCACTTTCTTTGTACACAAGAAGGTCTTCACCATGTTCTCGAACAACCATCACAACGACGGACACATCGCCGTTTGGGTGCCCGTGCCACCGGGCGCGCAAGCTACGCTGTTGGCAACCTGGCCCCAGACCTTCTACTACCCACCCTATGTCGGCGTCAGCGGCTGGGTCGGCATCGAGCTCGACTCAATCAGTGACGACGACCTGACCGAGCACATTCTCGAAGCCTGGCGGCTGCGGGCGCCGCCAAAGTTACTCAAACCGCAGCTTTAG